In Myxococcus xanthus, the genomic window ATGGGGAAGGAGCCCACCTTCTCCAAGAGGCGCGGCTTCAGCGGCGTGGCGAAGAACCACCCCAGCATGGGCAGCACCACCTGCGGCGTGTTGATGCGCGGCAGGTACTCGAAAACCGTGCGCGCCACGGCGTGGAAGCTGTCGTCGTCCGTGGCCTCGTAGCGGACACGAGACTCGAGTGACGCCCCATTGGGCAGGTACGCCACGGGCGACGGAGAGAGGAAACCCTCCTTCCCAATGGTGCATCCGGGTGCCACCCACACGTGGTGCGTCCCTTGTTTGAAGTCCCCCAGGACGCTGGTGCCCGGCAGCCGCGGCACCGCACGCCGCGCCACCACGCGGAGCAGGCCCTGCACGTTGTTGTCTGTCCCCGTCCACTGCGTGTGGATGGAGGGCAGGTGGTGCAGCAACTCCTTGCGCGAGCTGAAGGCCCGTCGCGGCAAGCGCGCCCCGTCCAGGTGGGTGCCCTTGTCCGTGCGGATGTCCCCGAGGAACACCTCCCCCTCCTCGGTTTCGACGACGGCCCTGGGCGTGAAGGTGAAGGAGGAAATGGCCTTCGCCTCGCCCCGCTGCGTCACCGTGTAGTAGCAGTAGGCGTCCTCGTACACCTCGCCATCGATGGTGTCGTCGCCGCTGCTGCCCTTCCCGCCTCCCTTGGAGTCCGCGCCCTCCGCGCCCTCTCCCGCTGCTGAAGTGCGCACGGCGCGCGCCATGGATAGCCGAAGCTTCTGCGCGGCCAGCCCCGTGCGCACCTCCAGCAGGCCCAGGTACTTCTCCTGCGCAGACGGCGGACGGTGAGCAAGCGCCTCCAGAATCGGCTTGAGTCGGTACTCCACGTCCTGGGCCGGCACCGTGGCTAGGCGCTCCACAGCCGCCTCGATGTCGAAGACGACGTCGTAGAGCTCGCAGCGCACGTCCGGCTCGCGGTTGACGCGGCAGTAGCCGATGCCCTGGAGGGAGTGGCAGGGCGGCGCCACGCCGCCATCCTCGCGGGCGGTGGCCATCACCTTCTCGTAGGCCTTGCGGATGTAGCCGACGCCGTCCCGGCCCTTCAGCTTGCCCAGGCCGCGCCTGTCGTACTCCAAGACAAGCTCGGTGATTTCATCGAGGCCGAGCTGCTTGTGCGCGAAGAAGCGCACCATGTTGAAGATGGCGACGCTCCGGTCCTCCGCGCCCTCTTGCCACAGGCGCTGCACCGGGCCGCACATCTCCACCGGCTGCGCCCAGTCGTACTCCCCAGCTTCCGTCCGGCGGGCCTTCACCATCCCCTGCGGCGCCGATGTGGAGGCCACCAGCGGCAGCGCCACCTGGGCCGGACGCGCCGGGTTCGCCACCGACGGTGGCACCGGCGCATTCAGCAAGCGCTCCAGGAGGCCTGCGTCTTCGACGCGCTCGAAGCCGGCGAGCGCCCGAGCTGCTCGGTGAGGCCGCTCCGCAGTCCCAGCTCCCTTCCGGGCGACGGTGCCCACCACCTTGATGATGCGGGCCACGTCGTGGATGGAGTCCACGCGCACGCGCTCGGAATGGAAGCGGGCACGCACCTCGGCTTCGAAGGCCTTCAGGCCCGCCTGCACGCGCTCGTGGCTCTCGCCCTCCAGGGACTGCGGCGGCAGGGCAAACCAGAGCTGCGCCCCGTTGCCGCTCATCATCAGCCGCGGCCGGACGAGTCCCTGCGCTTCGCACCAGGCCGCGGCGGCTTCCGCCACCTGGAGCGTCATTGAGAGCTCGTCCTCGGTGCTGGCCGTGTCCTTAGGGCGCACCGGGTCCAGGTCCACCACCGTGGCCGTCACCACCTCGATATCCTTGCTGCCCGCCCCAGTCCGCAAGGGGCGGAGGACGTTGGGGGCCAGCTCCAGCAGGCGTCGGGGACGAGGCTGGATGCCCACGTACACGTTGCCGGCGGCGTTGGCCTCGACGCAGGCCGTGACGAAGTCCTCCTCGTTGTCGAAGAAGCCCAGACCGACGATGCCACCGCTACCTGGGCGGATGACACGAACTTCGCTCACACCGTGCTGTGCGTGCGCCAGCCACCGCCAGGTGGCGCGGATGGCGTCGGGGTTTGGAGTGCTTGGAGTGGTATCAGAAGGTGTCGTCATCGAAGGTGTTCACTCTCTGTAGAGGTTCAATGGGCTCTGGCCGCAGCCGCCACTCCCAGCACCGTGGCGTACTGCTGGCAGCGCTCCGCATGGTGGCGCCGCAAGAGCGGCACCTTCCTGTCGACGAAGTCGATGAGGACGGCGCTCTTCTTCTCCTCGTGCGGACGCATGAGGCGTCCAAGGCGCTGGACGGTGCGTCCACGCGCGCGGCCGGGGTACGCCAGGAAGACGCGTGAGAGGCGCGGCAAGTCGAGCCCCTCGTCCGCCAGGCTGGTCGCCACCAACACACGGACGCGCCCGGCGCGGGCCTGCTCCAGGAGGGCCTTGCGCGCCTCGCGCGACACGCCGCTCGTCAGGGCAGCGGCCGACAAGCCCGTGGCCGAAAGCCGCTGCGCCAGCAACTCGCAGTGGTCCACCCGTCCGGTGAGCACGAGGCACAGGTGGCCTGCCCACGCTTCGCGGGCCACGGCCCCGAGGACGAGGTCGTTGCGCGCCTTGTCCTCCGCCAGCGCCTTCAGCATGGGCGCGTAGTCCGACGCGCCGAAATAGGGGAAGTCGAAGGCCGTCTCCACGGCGCGCACCTCAGGCACCACCAGCACACCGCGCGCGACGAGGTCCTCGTGCTTCACGACGGCAAGGGGTGCCCCCAGGTACAGGCGCAAGAGCGGCGTCAGCCCGTCCTCCCGCTCGGGCGTCGCCGTCAGGCCCAGTCGGTAGCGCGCGGGGCAGCGGTCCACGATTCGGTGGAAGGCGCTGGCGGCGATGTGGTGAGCCTCGTCGAGGACGAGCAGGCCGAAGCCATGGAGGAAGGCGTCAAGCTTCGTCCCCTCCCACCGGGCCAGGGACTGGACGACGGCCACGGTGACGGGCCGCACCTCCGCTTCCCCGGCGCCCACGAGGCCTGCCTCCAGGCCCAGGCGCGTGCGAATGTGCTCTCGCCACTGCTCGGCCAGGTCCAGGGTGTGGACGAGGATGAGCGTCTGCGTGCGCAGGCGGGCAACGGCACCGAGAGCCAACATCGTGTTGTGGCACACGACGCCATTGGCGACGAATTCGTGCGTCTCCGGCACTGAGAGGTCCACGACGTCTGCCTCGCCATCTTCGATGGACTCAACAGCGAGGAACGCCACCTGGAGCTCAAGGAAGGCTTCGATGGGCAGGCACTCCGCCGGGCACTCCGAACCCCAGCGCTTCACCATGCGCTCCAGTGCGGCACGTGATGGGGCATGCTCTCCATGGACGTAGTTGCCGAAAATCCTCCCCTCTTGGCTGCTCCAGGACACCTGCTTCTGCGCCGCTCGATAGAGCCGCTCCACCAGTCCGTTGACGGGGACGGTGTCGACGTTGGGGTTTCGGCATCGCCCCTCGGCACGAGCCACCGCCTCACGGAGGCGGCGCTTGTTCCAGTTCGACGAGAACCCCACTTCGCGTTCGAAGGTCGCAACGTCGGTGATAGTCACTCGCCAGTACAGCTGCTCGTACCCTTCGACGGTGCGCGAATGGCGCGAAGCCAGAATCCCAAGCCCCAGGAGGGCGACCTGGACCTCTCGGGCCATTCGCTCGGAGGCGGTGCAAAACTCGATGACGCTCTTGAGAGGGTCGACTGACGCGTCACCATCAAACAGGCCGCGCAAGAAGGCGCGCATGATGTCGCGTCCACCCAGGCGGACGGCCCGTGGGATGCACTTCCCCGCAGCCCTCGTGTAGTCGAGCCCCAACCACGCCAACCACTCACGCAACACGACTGAGTGCACGAGGTACTGAACTGAGTCGCTCCCGCCACGTCGGAGGTTGACTCCGATGGATTCGGCCCAGCGGGAAATGAAGCCAACGTTGTCCGCGTCTGCGTTCGTGAACTCCGTCACGAGGCGTTTGGTGAGCGTCCCCTCTGAGACCAGGAGGCCGCAGGCCTCGGCCGCCATCTCATCGAGCACCAGGCCCTTGGGAAGCTTCAAGCTCGTCGCATGCTTGGGCTTCACCCAGCGAAATGCCTCGGGAAGAGAGGAGCGCCCCCACACCTCGCTGCCGCGACGCAGAACGAGGCGGTCCCCAACGTGGAGTTCGTCCATGCGCACCCAGACAAGGACGTCGTCACGCAGCACTCGAACGGGGTGCTCCGCAGTCGCCTCCAGCTCATAGCCAAGAGCGAGTCGGGCTCGCTTCGTAGGTGAGCGGCCTCCGTTGTAGACAGCGTTCGTGGTGGCACGCCCCGTCGACGTGTCCACGCCGACTTCCGTGAAGGCCGCATGTTCCTCGGGAACGCCGATGGCAAGCTCGGCGGCAGTAACCAGTCCGCGGTCAGTGAAGATGAGGGAGTCGTTCTTCACGCACTTCCCGCCTCCGCATGGCAGCACCGCCGTCCCCTGGGTGGCCTTCGCCAGGCGCTCCACGGCCTCGGACTGGTAGTCGCGCAGGGGCACCACCGGCAGCTTCGCCAGGCGCTTGGGCGGCAGCACACGCGCGTCCTCGAAGGAGAGCGTCAGGCCGGCATCGTCCGCGGCCCGGCGCAGCAGGTGAATGGCCCCGCGCGGCAGCACCAACTCCCGCTCCTGCTGGCGGAAGAAGTACAGCGTCTGGGGCTCCGCCCCGGGGCGCTTGCGCAGCCGCACCAGCTTCAAATAGGCGGGATTGGGAAGGGAGAGCGCCCGGCAGAGGCCCTCCAGAACCTTGGGCGGCACGTCGCCCACCGCGAGCCGCAGCCCGGAATCCACGCGCACGCGCAACGTCCGCGTGCCCACGCCCACGTTGCGCGCAGGCGCGGACGGCGCGTCCCCCACGCTGGAGTCCTGGGTGCGAGAGACAACACGCCCCCCGTCCCCGCGCATTTCGGAGAAGTCTTCCACCATTCTTGTCTTCCTCAGAGAAGCGCGTCGGGGGCACGCGGCAGGCCCCCTTCGCGCACAGCTACGGCAACCAACTTCAGTGGAGCGTGCTTACGGCCCGAAGGGGTCCACGTCCGCGACACTCTCCGCGGAGTACTCAGCAACGAGGGAGTCGACGAAGGCGCGCGCCAGCTCTCCCTTCGACGCCGGCAAGTCACGAATGCGCTGCACGCTGAACTTCTGGAGGAAGCGGTCCACGGCCTCTCGCGGCAGCGCCTTCAGCGCAGTGGCCATGGCCTGCGCGAGCTTCACGTCGACAGGCTCGGCCGCCTTCGCGCTGGAAGTGGCCGCAGGCGGCGTACCACTCGCGGCTGCGGCCTCCTCGGCCGCATACAGCTTCGGCAAGTCATGCAGGCGCAGCGACTGGAAGGCGGAGACCTCGTCCGGCGACAACTGCCGGTCCGGAAGAATGCTGTATGTCGTCTTCGGGTCCTTGGCCGCCCCGCGCCGCTTCACCTCGAAGGCCCAACGCTCCAAGCCGTACTTTGCGCGGAGTTCCATCAGCGTGTTGAAGAAGGTGACGGCCTGCTCCACCACCTTCACCTCGCGGGTGTCATAGACGGCGACGTTGAGGGCCACGCGCAGCGAGGGCCTGTGCCCCTGGGCCTTCAGCTTCTCGTCGAAGGGGACGAACTTGTTGTCGACGAAAACCACCTCGCGCGGGTGCGGCTCCCCGAGGAAGACGACGACGGCGGTGTCTCCGTCATTCGCGAGCTTCAGCCAGGCACCGCCCTGTTGCTCGTGCTGCTTGGCCATCGCGGCCGTCTGTTCCCACATGTTGCTGGCCATCTGCTTCACTCCTCCTTCTGGCAGTGTGTGGTGGAGGCAGGGCGCTCGCGCCGGTACACCGAGAACAACTCGGTGCCGTCCGCGGTGCAGCCCGCCGGCTCGACGTTGAAGTCCGCTTCGGCGTCCACCACGTGCTGAATCTCCCAGCGGCGGAAGAGGCCCGGCATGCGGACGTAGTCATTGGCCTCGGCCCCGGCGCACTCGCAGCAGAGGCACGCACCACTGCCCTCCGCCTCCGGCCCTGAATCGTCGCGCCCCACCACCCGAAGACGGTGTCCGTCGATGCGCGCGAAGAAGCGCACGAATGTTTCATCGCGCTCAAAGTTGTTTCGCGTAGCTGTCTTCATTCAGTCCTTCCAGGTTGTAGGCAATACAGGGGCGTTGCTGTCCGCCGGGGCGGACAGGGTGCGTGAATGCGCTTCACGAATGGGGCCCGAGAATGGGCCCGCCATTCACTCAAAGCCCGGCAGCAACGAATCGGGGACATCAGCCGCCTGACATTGCAGGCCACCGCGCCGTCTCCCGCCCTGCTGCGACTTCAATCCCGTCCAGGTTGTTTCAAATCTCACCTCTACTAAAAGCACTTTCGCGAAGCGATTTGGGACAACGAAATTTTCCGGGCATTTTTTTCTTCATTTTTCGCAGCCGCGACAGGGCCCGCTGGACGCGCTTGCGCACTGCCGCGGGCGCAAGCCCCAGGCTCGTCCCCACCTCGACATAGCCCTCCTCATAGAGAAGGACGGACACCAGCAACTCCGTGTCGTCTCCAACAAGTGGGCGGAGCCATGCGCGCAGCTCCTCCACCTCCGACTCGAAGGAGAGGACGAGCGACACGGAAGGTGTCGGCAGGTCCAGTTGGGGCTCCCCGCTCCCCGACGCTGCCAGCACGCCATGGAGTTCAGCCCCTCGCTCCTTGCTCAATGCCTTCAGGACGTCACGCTCCGTGCCCAGCACGAGTGTCGCGGCTACCCGCTGGACGCTGGACAGGTTGACGCGCGTCACCAGTCCCAGGAAGGACGCGGCAATCGCGGAAACCACTTCCGCGGGCGAGACACGTAAGCGTCTGAGACAGCGGCGGTACACGCCGTCCAGCCCGGGCCATACTCCCAGCCACAACAGCGCCGTGAAGAAGCCGGACTCCGCCCGCATCTGCGTCAGCGTGACGAGGCCAGCAAGCACTGCGTCCTTGACGTGGGAGTCCCCCTCGCGCGCGGTGAGAAATGCGACAAGGGACTCTGGCTGCTCGAAGTCCGTGAGCGCCGCCCAGTTGCGGCGCAGCAGGCGGTAGGCGCGCTCCGCCTCGGCCGTCCGAATGGACACGCCAAGTTCCTCGTGAAGTCTGTTCCAGCATCTACGCACAGGCGCACATCGTCCTGGCCCAGCGCTCGGCAAGGGCCAGCGGAATGGGGAAGCGTGGCGAGTCCCACACGAGAAGCGACGTCAGCGGCCAGCAGCTCCCGTATTCGTGGGGGCGCCAGGACACTGTGGGGACTCAATCGGGATTCAGCCAGACACGGCACAGGCCCAAGTCAGCGGCCAGTGGCTCCGCAACAGCAACGAGCGAGCCCTATTGAGACTATCGGAGCGACTGCTTGGGCAGCAGGAGCAGGACAAGCCAGCCCCTACGCGTCGACCCGAAGCCGGGCGACGACTTGGACACCCAACACCACCGACAGCACCAGGCCGGCCGCAATTGTTCCACACATCTCGCTGAATCCGGAATTCACGGCACCTTCTCCACAACCCTCAATACCGCCGCGCCGATACATGCCCGCACACTACGGACGAGATGTCGAAACCTGAGCGCGACAAGCCCGACAACACGCACAAACGCAGTACCGGCGTCGCCATACCGGGGGCATTCACACGTCCTGTCCACGGGATGCAGGCCACACGCACCACGCAGCCTTCGAGCATTGGCATACGCGACTAAACAAGATTTAACTGCCATGCCGACACACCCCGATTCTCGGGCGAAGGCGTCGTCGCGTGAAAAAATCGACTGTCTCAGCGTCGGGGACATGCGAGCGCAGCTCTGCGACTTTCGTGCCGAGACGACACCGCCCAGGGCCCCCTCTACACGGGAGGGAGAAGCTCCAACGGCTCCATCCGCCACCCACGCAGGCAGAGACGCGCCGTCCATGAATCAGGACGCGCACTCCGTGAAACACAATCCCCTCACAGCTCAATCACATCCACAGTCCGGGGCTGCGGCCCTTCCGTTGGCCCTCCCCAGGTGGAAAACGGCCCAGCAAGCCCCAGGAATCGCCGAGAGCCCTTTCCCCAAGGGGGAAGGCGCCCCCTGCCCCTTTCTCGTGCCAGGAGGCCGTTTCCGGCCGTTCTGAGGCCATCGCCAGGCCATGTCACTCCCGCGACTCGTCTCCCCCCCTCACGCACCCCCGCGATTCGTCGGTCTGGCCGGGCACTTCACATTCCGCAGCAGCGCCTTCACTCAAAGTTTCAGAGGTGGCAGGGGTGGCAGAGGGGTGGCAGTACCACCTGCCACCTTTTTCTTCTTTCTTTTCAATAACTTATCTCTTGGTGGCAGTGGTGGCAGTCTTTTTTCAGGTACCCCTACGTGACGCGCGCGCATATTTGAATGGCACTATTCAATAGGGGAATCGAAGTCTCACTCTCCCTAGGGTGCATTACCCCAAAAAACACTGCCACCATTGCCACCACTGCCACTCCGTTGTTTTCACTGGGGAATTTCATGGCAGTCTTTCAAAAAGTGCCTGCCACCGGCTGCCACCTTTCTGCCACCCGGTGACGGCATGTCCCCGAAATCTCGCCGGAGGCCTTTGCTCTGCCTTATGGCCGCGTGTCGTTCGCCCCGGAAAAATCAAAAATAAAATCAGGCGAAATTATTTCCTGTCCCAAATCGACGAGACGAAGTGCTTTTAGAGTGTAACGGCAACTCACGCGCCGCCGACTTCCGCGCATGGCCCTTACACACCTCCTCCAGCCTACCCCCGCCCCGCAACGTCCGTCCGGCGTGACGTGCGAGGCCTACGTCCGTGGCGAGGGCAAGCACTGCTTGCACTACCGGCATGGCGGTGGCTGCACCCTGCCCGGCGTGGGCGGCACCTGCACCGAGTGGCTGAAGGTGAATCGGCAGGCACGGCCTCATCGTGAGGTGGCCGCGCCGCACGCCCCCGTGCCTCCGCCGAAGGCCGCTCCTGTTGCGGTGGATCTCTTCGGCCAGCCCTTGCCCGAGGCAGGCTCGAAGAAGCTCGCCCCGGCTCCCGCCTCCAAGCCCGCGACGCCAGCGGCGTCTCCCGCTGTGAAGCTGTCGGAAGCAGAGCCCTCGCTCTCGGCCCTGCGCGGCCTCACCGACGAGGACATCGCCAGCTTCAAGGCCCTCGGTACCGAGGTGTGCTTCGCCTCCGAAACCTACGGCGAGGTGTGGCTCGTGCCGGCCTACACCGGCCAGGCCCGCAAGGAGCTCACCCCCGAGCACGCCGCCACGCTGGTGCGCGTCCTCTCCGCCTTCCCCGGCTCGCGCGTCTTGTCCTTCGAGAAGCCCTCGGCCTCCGAGGAGGTGTCGCCATGAACGTGGCCCGCGCCTGTGAAACACACGCATGGGGCCGCCCAGTCCCCCTGCTTCGGCTTGATGTCTTGCTCGGAAAGAGCGTGATGACTGACTCGCGACACGCCCCTGCACCGGCCCGGAGGCCCACGTCATGAGCGCACTGCGAAACGAGCATTTGTCATACAGCCGGCTCAGCCGCTTCGAGTCCTGCCCGCTGTCCTACCGGCTGCACTACCTCGACAAGCACACCGCCGAGCCCGGTGTGCCGCTGAGCTTCGGCAAGGCGCTGCACGCCGTCCTCGAGCGGCTCCTCCAGGAAGTCATCGACACCGAGTACGCGGGCCCACTCTCCGAGGAGCGCGCCCTCCAGCTCTACCGTGAAGCGTGGGCCGCCTCTGGCCTCTCCGGCCTCGCCCTCTTCCAAGAGGGCCTCGGCATCCTCCAGGACTTCGTCCGCCAGCAGGGCCGCGTGGACTGCCGCGACATCCTCGCCGTCGAGAAGGAGTTCCGCTTGCCGGTGGGCCCCTTCACCGTCCTGGGCTTCATCGACCGCGTCGACTGGGTGGACGACGAGACAGTCCACGTCATGGATTATAAATCCAACCACCAGCTCTTCACCCGCGAGGAGCTGGACTCCAGCCTCCAGCTCAGCCTCTACGCCCTCGCCGCGCGTCGCATGTGGCCCTGGGCGAAGAAGGTGCGCCTGTCCATGTGGATGCTTCGCCACGGCGTGCTGCAGGAGACGACGCGCACCGAGGAGCAGTTGGACGCCGCTCTCGCCTACGTCGAGACGCTGGGCCAGCAGATGGAGACGGCGGAGTCCTTCCCCGCCCGCATCAATCCCAACTGTGTGTACTGCGACCACCGCCGCACCTGCCCCGCCTACGCCCGCGCGCTGACGGGCCAGCGCGGAGTCGTCTGCGAGGACACCGATGACTTGGAGTCCGTCGCCCGCGAGCGCCAGGAAGTCGCCCACCTCGCGAAGATTCTCGGCGCGCGCAAGACGGAGCTGGAGGACGTCCTCCGGGCCCACCTTGCCGAGCAGGACGAGCTCGTCCTCGCCGGCACGCGCTACCGCATGTTCAACACCACCAGCCTCGACTACCCGCTGGAGCCCACCATTGCGGTGCTGGCCCGCGTCACCGGACTCTCCCGTGAGGAGTTGGTGCAGCGCCTCGCCAGCGTCGACAAGAAGGCCCTCGACGCGCTGCTGAAGGACGCGGGCAAGCGCCTGGGCACCGCGCGCGTCGCGCTCCTCAAGGCCGAGCTGGACTCCCTCGCCGCCAAACACCACTCGCCCCGCTTCTGGGCCAAGGAGGTCGCATAGTGCTGCTCGCTCACCCCGCTTCCGACACCACCCCTGTCTCTGCCCTCCGCCCGCCGCTCTTCCCCGGCATCCCTCCACACCTGCGGACGCTCGCCTTCATTGACTTGGAGACGACGGGCCTGGACGCCTCCCGGCACGAGGTGCTGGAGGTGGCCGTGCTGCGCGTCGACGCTCGCAGCCTCAAGGTGCTGGCGGAGTACGAGGCGCGCGTGAAGCCCACCCGGTTGGCCGACGCCCACCCCGAAGCCCTGGCCGTGTGCGGCTACTCCGACGAGGAGTGGCGGGACGCGTTGCCCCTACACGAAGTCCTGGCCACCATGTCGCCGCTCCTGGCGGGCACCCTCGTGGCCGGCCACAACACCAGCTTCGACTGGGGCTTCCTCACCGAGGGCTACCGCCGCACCGGGCTGTCCCTGCCCGGCGTCGACTACCACCGCCTCGACACCGCCAGCCTCGCGTGGCCGCTGCTCGCCACCGGCGAGGTGGAGTCCCTCTCCCTCAACGCCCTGGCCAAGCGCTTCGGCCTCCACCGGCCAACGCCCCACCGCGCCATGGCGGACGCTCGGTGCGCGCTGGAGGTGGCCCGCTGCCTCGCTGTCCGTATGGCCCGGGGCGGCCACATGGAGCGGCTGATGGAGGAGTCGGGAGGTGTATCGTGAGCACGCCCTCGCTTCCGCTGAATGATGAGGAGTGGCGCCCTGTCCCGGGCTTCGACGGCTGGTATGAGGTGTCGAACTTGGGCCGTGTTCGCAGCTGGAGGACTCGCGCAAAGCTTTGCTGCCGCGCTGACTCCCCACGCGTTGTGCCCGGGCGCGACCGCAAGGGTTACCGAGCCGTGAAGCTGACCCATCCTGTCTTCGGAAAGGTAGCGGTTGGAGTGCATCACCTTGTGCTTGC contains:
- a CDS encoding DEAD/DEAH box helicase family protein encodes the protein MVEDFSEMRGDGGRVVSRTQDSSVGDAPSAPARNVGVGTRTLRVRVDSGLRLAVGDVPPKVLEGLCRALSLPNPAYLKLVRLRKRPGAEPQTLYFFRQQERELVLPRGAIHLLRRAADDAGLTLSFEDARVLPPKRLAKLPVVPLRDYQSEAVERLAKATQGTAVLPCGGGKCVKNDSLIFTDRGLVTAAELAIGVPEEHAAFTEVGVDTSTGRATTNAVYNGGRSPTKRARLALGYELEATAEHPVRVLRDDVLVWVRMDELHVGDRLVLRRGSEVWGRSSLPEAFRWVKPKHATSLKLPKGLVLDEMAAEACGLLVSEGTLTKRLVTEFTNADADNVGFISRWAESIGVNLRRGGSDSVQYLVHSVVLREWLAWLGLDYTRAAGKCIPRAVRLGGRDIMRAFLRGLFDGDASVDPLKSVIEFCTASERMAREVQVALLGLGILASRHSRTVEGYEQLYWRVTITDVATFEREVGFSSNWNKRRLREAVARAEGRCRNPNVDTVPVNGLVERLYRAAQKQVSWSSQEGRIFGNYVHGEHAPSRAALERMVKRWGSECPAECLPIEAFLELQVAFLAVESIEDGEADVVDLSVPETHEFVANGVVCHNTMLALGAVARLRTQTLILVHTLDLAEQWREHIRTRLGLEAGLVGAGEAEVRPVTVAVVQSLARWEGTKLDAFLHGFGLLVLDEAHHIAASAFHRIVDRCPARYRLGLTATPEREDGLTPLLRLYLGAPLAVVKHEDLVARGVLVVPEVRAVETAFDFPYFGASDYAPMLKALAEDKARNDLVLGAVAREAWAGHLCLVLTGRVDHCELLAQRLSATGLSAAALTSGVSREARKALLEQARAGRVRVLVATSLADEGLDLPRLSRVFLAYPGRARGRTVQRLGRLMRPHEEKKSAVLIDFVDRKVPLLRRHHAERCQQYATVLGVAAAARAH
- a CDS encoding sigma-70 family RNA polymerase sigma factor; this translates as MSIRTAEAERAYRLLRRNWAALTDFEQPESLVAFLTAREGDSHVKDAVLAGLVTLTQMRAESGFFTALLWLGVWPGLDGVYRRCLRRLRVSPAEVVSAIAASFLGLVTRVNLSSVQRVAATLVLGTERDVLKALSKERGAELHGVLAASGSGEPQLDLPTPSVSLVLSFESEVEELRAWLRPLVGDDTELLVSVLLYEEGYVEVGTSLGLAPAAVRKRVQRALSRLRKMKKKMPGKFRCPKSLRESAFSRGEI
- a CDS encoding RecB family exonuclease, translating into MSALRNEHLSYSRLSRFESCPLSYRLHYLDKHTAEPGVPLSFGKALHAVLERLLQEVIDTEYAGPLSEERALQLYREAWAASGLSGLALFQEGLGILQDFVRQQGRVDCRDILAVEKEFRLPVGPFTVLGFIDRVDWVDDETVHVMDYKSNHQLFTREELDSSLQLSLYALAARRMWPWAKKVRLSMWMLRHGVLQETTRTEEQLDAALAYVETLGQQMETAESFPARINPNCVYCDHRRTCPAYARALTGQRGVVCEDTDDLESVARERQEVAHLAKILGARKTELEDVLRAHLAEQDELVLAGTRYRMFNTTSLDYPLEPTIAVLARVTGLSREELVQRLASVDKKALDALLKDAGKRLGTARVALLKAELDSLAAKHHSPRFWAKEVA
- a CDS encoding 3'-5' exonuclease, whose product is MLLAHPASDTTPVSALRPPLFPGIPPHLRTLAFIDLETTGLDASRHEVLEVAVLRVDARSLKVLAEYEARVKPTRLADAHPEALAVCGYSDEEWRDALPLHEVLATMSPLLAGTLVAGHNTSFDWGFLTEGYRRTGLSLPGVDYHRLDTASLAWPLLATGEVESLSLNALAKRFGLHRPTPHRAMADARCALEVARCLAVRMARGGHMERLMEESGGVS